Proteins from a genomic interval of Chroococcidiopsis thermalis PCC 7203:
- a CDS encoding DEAD/DEAH box helicase family protein yields the protein MPRTPTLSFDRGTLILHPPPRGKSWMDYATWDDRVEKFRIPAIQYRQVVEALQAEGSYFSDEAKAFEPLELSPSMEMEPYPHQSEALAAWKLAGRRGVVVLPTAAGKTYLAQLAMQATPRSTLIVVPTLDLMHQWYAHLTAAFPDVEVGLLGGGSRDRTPILVSTYDSAAIHAEALGNRYALLIFDECHHLPTDFNRVIAEYAIAPYRLGLTATPERTDGKHSDLNLLIGQEIYRKTAADLAGKALAEHEVVQIKVKLSQHERDRYNQLIQTRNDFLREAKISLGSLKGWQLFVQASARSAAGRRAMIAHRQAKEIALGTDGKIRILADLLAEHYPERTLIFTADNATVYRISQEFLIPAITHQTPVKERHEVLTKFREGEYKTLIASHVLNEGVDVPAARIAIILSGTGSAREYIQRLGRVLRKGKDKDKFALMYEVVAEDTSEERTSVRRRGVKRSEERGARSEGKVTQLEILPTKQITYGSGDRTSQRAAESSGKWDDNNSLETEE from the coding sequence ATGCCTCGTACTCCTACTTTATCGTTCGATCGCGGTACGTTAATTTTGCACCCACCACCCAGAGGTAAATCGTGGATGGACTATGCGACGTGGGATGACAGGGTAGAAAAATTTCGCATTCCCGCCATTCAATATCGCCAAGTTGTAGAAGCACTACAAGCAGAAGGAAGTTACTTTAGCGACGAAGCTAAAGCCTTTGAACCGCTAGAACTATCTCCTAGCATGGAAATGGAGCCATATCCGCATCAAAGCGAGGCATTGGCAGCCTGGAAACTAGCCGGACGTAGGGGAGTTGTCGTGTTACCAACAGCGGCGGGGAAAACTTATCTAGCGCAGTTGGCGATGCAAGCCACTCCCCGCAGCACGTTGATTGTCGTGCCAACTTTGGATTTGATGCACCAGTGGTACGCTCACTTAACAGCAGCATTTCCCGATGTTGAAGTGGGATTATTAGGGGGTGGTTCCCGCGATCGCACGCCCATATTAGTATCGACATACGATAGTGCGGCAATTCATGCCGAAGCATTAGGCAACCGTTACGCGCTGTTGATCTTTGACGAATGCCATCACCTACCCACAGATTTTAATCGCGTCATTGCCGAATACGCGATCGCACCATATCGTCTCGGACTGACTGCAACCCCAGAACGCACCGATGGCAAACACTCAGACTTAAATCTGCTCATCGGACAAGAAATCTATCGCAAAACTGCCGCAGATTTAGCCGGTAAAGCGCTGGCAGAACACGAAGTCGTGCAGATTAAAGTCAAACTATCACAACACGAACGCGATCGCTACAACCAACTGATTCAAACCCGTAACGACTTTCTCCGCGAAGCCAAAATCTCTCTTGGTAGCCTTAAAGGATGGCAATTATTCGTCCAAGCTAGTGCCAGATCCGCCGCCGGACGCAGAGCCATGATAGCACACCGCCAAGCCAAAGAAATTGCTTTAGGTACGGATGGCAAAATCAGAATTCTCGCCGACTTGTTAGCAGAACACTATCCAGAACGAACGCTAATTTTCACCGCCGACAACGCCACAGTCTACCGCATTTCGCAAGAATTTCTCATTCCCGCCATCACCCACCAAACCCCCGTCAAAGAACGCCACGAAGTTTTAACTAAATTTCGGGAAGGGGAATACAAAACCCTCATCGCCTCCCACGTTCTCAACGAAGGTGTAGACGTACCAGCCGCCAGAATTGCCATTATTTTATCCGGTACAGGCTCAGCACGGGAATACATTCAACGCTTAGGGCGAGTTCTACGTAAAGGTAAAGACAAAGACAAATTTGCCCTCATGTATGAAGTCGTAGCCGAAGACACCAGCGAAGAAAGAACTTCAGTGAGGAGACGAGGAGTGAAGAGGAGTGAGGAGCGAGGGGCAAGGAGTGAGGGGAAAGTTACGCAGTTAGAGATCTTACCTACCAAACAGATTACCTATGGAAGTGGCGATCGCACCAGCCAACGCGCCGCTGAATCTTCAGGAAAATGGGACGATAATAACTCCCTAGAAACCGAAGAATAA
- a CDS encoding DUF790 family protein yields the protein MLPTDLLMHRQNGEEITPKRLKIDKHNLEIATDIITTFQENLGNIQAALDRQLQELEGDSPDYRLKRGLAYLLRSSFCEFEIVSPLEPPMLRERVFALAAQSAPSPQQSHQVLEQLALQLSRELDKEVFPEQIRTGLYADLAENRIMTRFEPPTPEALLHRYNLSQVQGVFYRASHLTLNAHRNVPGEYKLLFRYLKLFQLMAYIEGDADHGFTITVDGPASLFNPSTRYGLAIAKLIPALLHVTKWSLSAILQTRDFYTNNWKTGRFTLNSECGLVSHYPPGKPYDSMLEAAFVERWNATKTEWVLEREVDLIPIPGSVMIPDFRLVHPDGRVFLLEIVGYWRPEYLQKKFSQVRRAQSDNLILAISERLNLEKAGVKMNDVPARIVWFKDKLLPRDVLKVMD from the coding sequence ATGCTTCCAACCGACTTACTCATGCACCGCCAAAACGGGGAAGAAATCACCCCTAAACGGCTCAAAATAGACAAACACAATCTAGAAATCGCCACTGATATTATTACCACATTCCAAGAAAATCTCGGTAATATCCAAGCAGCACTCGACCGACAACTACAAGAACTCGAAGGAGATAGCCCGGATTATCGCCTCAAACGCGGCTTAGCTTATCTCCTGCGTAGTAGCTTCTGTGAATTTGAAATTGTCAGCCCCTTAGAACCACCAATGCTGCGCGAACGAGTCTTCGCCCTTGCAGCACAATCGGCTCCCAGTCCCCAGCAAAGCCACCAGGTATTAGAACAGTTAGCATTACAACTCAGCCGCGAATTAGACAAAGAAGTCTTCCCCGAACAAATTCGCACGGGTTTGTATGCAGACTTAGCAGAAAATCGCATCATGACGCGGTTCGAGCCGCCAACACCAGAAGCACTACTGCACCGCTACAATTTATCCCAAGTTCAAGGGGTATTTTATCGCGCCAGCCACCTGACTCTCAACGCTCATCGCAACGTTCCAGGAGAATACAAGCTGTTATTTCGCTATCTCAAATTATTTCAATTAATGGCATACATCGAAGGAGATGCCGACCACGGATTTACAATTACGGTTGATGGTCCGGCGAGTTTATTTAATCCTAGTACGAGATATGGGCTGGCGATCGCCAAACTTATTCCGGCTTTACTCCACGTCACCAAATGGAGTTTGAGCGCAATTTTACAAACCCGCGATTTCTACACTAATAACTGGAAAACAGGACGATTTACGCTGAATTCTGAGTGCGGTTTAGTCTCTCATTATCCACCAGGTAAACCTTATGACAGTATGCTAGAAGCGGCTTTTGTCGAGCGTTGGAATGCTACAAAAACCGAATGGGTACTAGAGCGAGAAGTCGATCTAATTCCAATTCCTGGTAGCGTCATGATTCCCGATTTTCGTTTGGTACATCCTGACGGACGAGTATTTTTGTTAGAAATTGTGGGGTACTGGCGACCGGAATATTTACAAAAGAAATTTTCTCAAGTTCGTCGCGCTCAATCCGATAATTTGATTTTGGCAATTTCCGAACGATTGAATTTAGAAAAAGCAGGTGTCAAAATGAATGATGTGCCAGCTAGGATTGTTTGGTTTAAAGATAAGCTCTTGCCAAGAGATGTATTGAAGGTGATGGATTAA